The window GGTTCGGGATCGTGACCGGGCGGCCCCGTTCGTCCAGGTGCGAAACCGCGCAGTACGTCGTGCCGAGGTCGATGCCGACGATCATGAGTGTGGCAGTGTCAACGAGGGGGAAAAAGAACCCTTATCGCCGCAAACATCTGATTAACAGAATCATACGCGGTATCCTCGTCCGAAGCGAGTCGAGCGACGAATCAACCTGGCTGGCGATCGGCTTTCACGGCTTCGTACCACTCCAACCCTCCCGGCAGGTCAAGGGCGGCATATTCGACGTGAATCACCCGGCGACGGTCCGGTAGGGCGGCAGCGGACGATGCGTGAAGGAGAAGGGGCCGCATGACCAGCACGTCGCCGGCGCGGGCGTGACACGCGACTTCGGGCACCCGCGATTTCCAGGCGTCGATGGCTTCGTCCGAGAGAACGCCCGTTCGGTGGGAGCCCGGCAAGACCCGGAGTGGCCCGTTCTCCGGGCCACAATCGTCCAGGTGAACGCGCAAAGCCACCACCCGCTCGACGACGGCTGCGGGCGGCCAGACGTGTGGAACGCCCGCCTTTTCCCACCACGGGCCGAACCCCGGCAGGTCGATCCGGCGGCGAAACCGGACGGTGACGTCCTGGTGGTAAGGAACCTTCCAGTTCCGCCCGTCGGCCTTGTCGAACAGCAGCGCGTTGACTGCCACACAATCGGGGCCGAGGATCGCTTCCGCCCACCGGCGGGCACCCGAAGACGCAGCCCATTCCCTGACCGCCGGTACTCGCGCCAGCACGTCGCGGACGCCGCCTTGCACGCGGGTCAACTCCGCCAGTAACGGCTCGACCGCGGACCGCAGACGGTCGATGGCGTCCAGCGGAACCGCGTTCGGCTCGATGGCGTAACCGTTGACTTCGATCGCCCGCAGGAAGTCTTCCACAGTAAACACCAGGTTCGTTCGACGGTCAGGTCGCCAGAACTCTTCCCCTATCGTGTCATCGCCGTCACTCGTCACCGGCGGGGTGTTGCCACGGCACGGTCGGACCTGGCGCGTTAAGTGAAGCTATTGATCTCGCCCCGGCGGCGGGATCGTCTAGGTCGCGGAATGAATAATGTATGGTGCGAAACAGGATAAGTATTGAGCTCTAAATATTATTATATTTAATAATTATTTTGATTTATATTGTCAGAAAATACAGAGATTTATCTTCGGCTATTCACGATTTAATTAGTAAACAATCAAAATTCCAGACAGTTGACAAAGTAGAAAATCCATCGCAAATCGTTAATTGAAAATAATTTACGACACGAAAATAATTTATCGCTAATAGCTACTTGACAAAGCAGGCACAGAATATCCTCACAACTCCCGCACTCGTCTTGAAATCATTACTTCATTTGTAACAATAGTAAAAATTCGTCCGCCTTCCTGGCCCTTTGGCCAATTGATGTGGCTTCGTGGTGATTCCTCGAGACTTCACGGGATGATGGAAATGAAGCTTTCGCTCCGTTCGATTCGCTCACAGGCGTCCGTTCGCCCGGGGTTTACGTTGATCGAGTTGCTGGTGGTGATCGCCATCATTGCCATCCTGATCGGATTGCTGCTCCCGGCGGTTCAAAAGGTCCGCGAAGCTGCGTCACGTGCCCGGTGTCAGAACAATCTGAAGCAGATCGGCGTTGCCGAACACAACTTCAACTCCGCGATCGGCGGGTTCACGATGATGCCGTACAATCCGAGTTTTACGTGGCTGACGAACAAACCTTACTCGCAAGCGCACGGATGGTGCGTGGAACTTTTGCCGTACATCGAACAGCAAAACCTCTACAACCAGTACAGCCTTAACGTGGCGTGGAACAGCGGCACCAACGCCACCCTCGTGCAGACGCCGATTAACACCTACGTCTGCCCCTCCACGGCGACAGACGCCAACCGGCCCACCACCGGCAACCTGGGGAACGGCAACGGCGCTTTGGACTACGTTGGGTTCTTCAACCTCGATTCCAGCGCGTGGAATCAAGCCAATGTGGCCAACTATTCCGCCGCCACTCAAGACGGAAACACCGGCAGCGGCTTCATGGGTCGGGGCGTCAACCGCCGCGTGGAAGACATCACCGACGGCACCTCGAACACCCTGCTGCTCGCCGAAGACGCCGGGCGCAACGCCACGTGGATTATGGGGAAGAACGCCGGTCAAGGGGCCGACAGCACCGCATCGCCCGCCGGTGCGTGGGGGAACTTCAGTGTGGGGGCGAGTTTCGATTACCTCCACTTCTGGAATCCTTCCACCATGCTTTACGGCGGTCCGGTGGCGGTGAACGGCGACAACGCCGGAGACATTTACTCCTTCCACACCGGTGGCGCGAACATCCTGTTGGGCGATGGGTCGGTGCGGTTCCTCTCCCAGTCCGTGGACGTCAACACCGTTGCGGCCCTCTTCACGCGAAGCGGTGGGGAAGTCGTATCGATCAACCAGTGATGCGAATGGGTTTTCCCCTGGTGAACCCGACATGCGTCCGGTTCACCACTGTTCGGAGGGTTTCGATGCGACGAGTGGGATTGTTGGTACTCTGGCTGATACTTCCGGCGTCTGTAGGTTGCTCGGGTTCCAGCGTGAAGTGCGTTCCCGTCACCGGAAGTCTCAAGGTCAGCAATAAAGCGCCCGAAGGGTTGCTCGTGACGCTCGTGCCGACGAGCGGGAGCGACGACCCGAGTTCCCGGCCGAGTGGTATTGTGGACGCGGACGGAACGTACAAGCTTTCGACCTACAACGCCGCCAGCCGAACCGGCATCAAGGGCGCGCCGCCGGGGAAATACAAGGTTATCCTCTGCTGGCTCCCCCAGAGGCGACCGGGGGATCCCGTCGATCCCAACCCGACTGGGAAGCCCCCCGTGGACAAACTCGGCGGACGGTATCTCAACCCAGAGCGTTCTACTTACGAAGTTACGGTCAAGGACGAAGCGACCGAACTGGCCCCGATCAACTTGAGATGAGGCAGACGTCATCAATCGATGTACGGGATCCTGCTTCGACCGCTCATGCCGCCGGCCCTTCTCATCTGCTTGGTCTTCCGAGACCATCGCGTAGCCGCCGCAGGTCAGACCCGGTGCCAAGCGGTCCCGTGTCCTGGTCATCACCACCACCGATGATCTGGGCTGAGACGCTCCCGTGGGTTACGAAAAAACGCGACGGGGACCGATCGGCCCCCGTCGCGCGTGTGACCCGAAGGTATTGACCCGCGTTACTTCTTGCCCTTCTGGATGACCACCTTGGTCTTGGTCGGGGCTTCCGGCGCGACTTTGCCGTGGACCGAGCCGTACACGTTGGTCGGGCGGACCATGACGACCG is drawn from Fimbriiglobus ruber and contains these coding sequences:
- a CDS encoding DUF1559 domain-containing protein, whose amino-acid sequence is MKLSLRSIRSQASVRPGFTLIELLVVIAIIAILIGLLLPAVQKVREAASRARCQNNLKQIGVAEHNFNSAIGGFTMMPYNPSFTWLTNKPYSQAHGWCVELLPYIEQQNLYNQYSLNVAWNSGTNATLVQTPINTYVCPSTATDANRPTTGNLGNGNGALDYVGFFNLDSSAWNQANVANYSAATQDGNTGSGFMGRGVNRRVEDITDGTSNTLLLAEDAGRNATWIMGKNAGQGADSTASPAGAWGNFSVGASFDYLHFWNPSTMLYGGPVAVNGDNAGDIYSFHTGGANILLGDGSVRFLSQSVDVNTVAALFTRSGGEVVSINQ
- a CDS encoding phytanoyl-CoA dioxygenase family protein, coding for MFTVEDFLRAIEVNGYAIEPNAVPLDAIDRLRSAVEPLLAELTRVQGGVRDVLARVPAVREWAASSGARRWAEAILGPDCVAVNALLFDKADGRNWKVPYHQDVTVRFRRRIDLPGFGPWWEKAGVPHVWPPAAVVERVVALRVHLDDCGPENGPLRVLPGSHRTGVLSDEAIDAWKSRVPEVACHARAGDVLVMRPLLLHASSAAALPDRRRVIHVEYAALDLPGGLEWYEAVKADRQPG